Proteins encoded by one window of Sandaracinaceae bacterium:
- a CDS encoding serine/threonine protein kinase: MPHAISTGDLIDGRYRVISLLAEGGMGAVFLAEHMGLSKEVALKVIHKGIAGDGDMRARFAREAMASAQIDHPHVASTLDIGALPDGSAYLVMPLIRGPSLADTLDSGPMPWPRAVSIGAQIADALEAAHAAGIVHRDLKPDNVVLTARDDGRDHVKVLDFGIAGLSGAAEATSEVPLTRAGVVMGTPGYMSPEQAVGEVVDLRTDLYALGVILWESVVGRRLFDGPDITSIITRQLTTVATPIASLDANVPPELDALVSRLLSPSRDQRPSSAGEVRDVLVASLPAMRPSLVDSLPTMRESFPECGAADRVHGPRCDALSIVAPAGTDPRARRRDARSAAELADGCAARAGRGPAARAGRAVRVCDAPHRHRAHRPRASSAGRRSGSAALRHRADVSWPGHRRTGGERFVSRRGGRTRPEHRERDRGADERGESQRPPGRRQHHRDGHDDARPGVRTRPRALRAGAGLRRAPVCPREHRRDWRRASPALRGPARRAPSPRMRTPWSGRLSGVHPHPGRERDACAHRRRALSEGSPAAPAHVSGRSLTPKGGAPRPRGPLSRFYP; the protein is encoded by the coding sequence TTGCCGCACGCAATCTCCACGGGTGATCTCATCGATGGTCGCTACCGTGTGATCTCCCTGCTGGCAGAGGGCGGAATGGGTGCTGTCTTCCTCGCAGAGCACATGGGGCTCTCGAAGGAGGTGGCCCTCAAGGTCATCCACAAGGGCATCGCTGGCGACGGCGACATGCGCGCGCGCTTCGCACGTGAGGCCATGGCAAGCGCGCAGATCGACCATCCGCACGTCGCGAGCACCCTCGACATCGGCGCGCTCCCTGACGGCTCGGCCTACTTGGTGATGCCGCTCATCCGTGGGCCGAGCCTCGCCGACACACTGGATTCTGGGCCGATGCCATGGCCACGGGCGGTCTCCATCGGTGCGCAGATTGCCGACGCGCTCGAGGCCGCGCACGCGGCCGGCATCGTGCATCGCGACCTCAAGCCCGACAACGTGGTGCTCACGGCACGCGACGACGGGCGCGATCACGTGAAGGTGCTCGACTTCGGGATCGCCGGCCTGAGCGGTGCGGCGGAGGCGACCTCCGAGGTTCCCCTGACGCGCGCTGGCGTGGTGATGGGCACGCCGGGGTACATGTCGCCCGAGCAGGCCGTCGGCGAGGTCGTCGACCTGCGCACGGATCTGTACGCGCTCGGGGTGATCCTGTGGGAGTCGGTGGTTGGACGGCGGCTCTTCGACGGTCCCGACATCACGTCGATCATCACGCGGCAGCTCACCACCGTCGCCACGCCCATCGCGTCGCTCGATGCGAATGTGCCGCCGGAGCTCGACGCGCTCGTCTCGAGGCTGTTGTCCCCGTCCCGCGACCAGCGGCCGAGCAGCGCCGGGGAGGTGCGCGACGTGCTGGTCGCTTCGCTCCCCGCGATGCGTCCGAGCTTGGTGGACTCCCTCCCGACCATGCGCGAGTCGTTCCCAGAGTGTGGCGCTGCAGACCGAGTCCATGGGCCACGCTGCGACGCTCTATCCATCGTCGCACCCGCAGGCACTGACCCCCGCGCGCGTCGGCGGGATGCGCGCTCGGCTGCGGAGCTTGCCGATGGGTGTGCGGCTCGCGCTGGTCGCGGCCCCGCTGCTCGTGCTGGTCGCGCTGTTCGCGTTTGTGATGCGCCCCACCGTCATCGTGCCCATCGCCCCCGCGCCTCGTCCGCAGGTCGTCGCAGTGGCTCCGCCGCGCTCCGACATCGTGCAGACGTCTCGTGGCCCGGTCATCGTCGAACGGGCGGAGAACGATTCGTCAGCCGCCGCGGCGGTCGTACTCGACCCGAGCATCGAGAGCGCGATCGCGGCGCTGATGAACGTGGAGAGTCGCAGCGACCGCCAGGTCGCCGCCAACACCATCGTGATGGCCACGACGACGCCCGTCCCGGAGTACGCACGCGCCCTCGCGCGCTTCGAGCTGGGGCAGGGCTGCGCCGAGCGCCGGTCTGCCCTCGAGAGCATCGCCGAGATTGGCGACGCGCGAGCCCTGCCCTTCGTGGCCCGGCTCGACGCGCTCCCTCGCCAAGGATGCGGACGCCGTGGTCGGGAAGACTGTCAGGCGTGCACCCGCACCCAGGTCGCGAACGCGATGCGTGCGCTCACCGCAGACGCGCCCTGAGCGAAGGAAGCCCTGCCGCGCCGGCCCACGTGAGCGGGCGGTCCCTCACTCCGAAGGGCGGTGCACCACGCCCTCGAGGACCTCTCTCGCGTTTCTATCCATGA
- a CDS encoding mechanosensitive ion channel — MELYKMQVLESVAVLAVYAVVHYLTKSFVNRSLKQIQLQRGRRKAVVKAVHLITFVSAVFMLAVVWGVEQSEIAVFVGTTLTVLGIAFFAQWSLLSNFTSSILLLFAHPIKIGDTLRILDKDFPVDGEVSDLTYLFVHLKSFDGGHVITVPNSLILQKSVLIMDRNAREVLEGVVHRPSE, encoded by the coding sequence ATGGAACTCTACAAGATGCAGGTGCTCGAGAGCGTCGCGGTGCTGGCTGTATATGCAGTGGTTCACTATCTGACCAAGAGCTTCGTCAACAGATCTCTGAAACAGATTCAGCTGCAGCGCGGAAGAAGGAAGGCCGTTGTCAAAGCCGTTCACCTCATAACCTTCGTGTCTGCAGTGTTCATGCTGGCGGTCGTATGGGGCGTCGAACAAAGCGAAATCGCAGTGTTCGTGGGAACGACGCTCACGGTGCTCGGTATCGCGTTCTTTGCGCAGTGGTCCCTGCTGTCGAATTTTACGTCGAGCATATTGCTGCTGTTTGCGCATCCCATCAAGATCGGGGACACGCTGCGCATCCTAGACAAGGACTTCCCGGTCGACGGAGAGGTGTCCGACCTGACCTATCTCTTCGTTCATCTGAAGAGCTTCGATGGTGGTCATGTCATCACTGTCCCGAACTCCTTGATTCTTCAGAAGTCTGTGTTGATCATGGATAGAAACGCGAGAGAGGTCCTCGAGGGCGTGGTGCACCGCCCTTCGGAGTGA